The following are encoded in a window of Bacillus sp. SORGH_AS_0510 genomic DNA:
- the cccB gene encoding cytochrome c551, with protein MKKKLLTLLLGTSLVMGLAACGGGNDKTKDTGNGTTDTAQAGDAQKIFDQKCSSCHGGDMKGGMGPNLTKVGSKYSKDEILDILKNGKSGGMPAGLVSGDEANQVAEWLAAKK; from the coding sequence ATGAAGAAAAAGCTACTTACATTGCTGTTGGGAACTTCCCTTGTCATGGGTCTTGCTGCTTGCGGGGGCGGCAATGACAAAACGAAAGACACTGGAAATGGCACTACTGATACCGCTCAAGCAGGAGATGCACAAAAGATTTTCGATCAAAAATGCTCCAGCTGTCATGGCGGAGACATGAAGGGTGGAATGGGTCCTAACTTAACAAAAGTGGGATCGAAGTATTCTAAAGATGAAATTTTAGATATCCTGAAAAACGGTAAATCTGGAGGAATGCCTGCAGGTTTAGTGTCAGGTGATGAAGCCAATCAAGTGGCTGAATGGTTAGCTGCTAAAAAGTAA
- the ftsE gene encoding cell division ATP-binding protein FtsE, giving the protein MIELQDVYKKYPNGVTAINGIDVRINQGEFVYVVGPSGAGKSTFIKMMYREEVPTTGAIMINGVNLAKLKMKKVPLFRRNLGVVFQDFKLLQNLTVYENVAFALEVIEAQPKVIKKRVMEVLDLVGLKHKIKMLPSELSGGEQQRVSIARSIVNSPKIVIADEPTGNLDPETSWEIMNIFEEINARGTTIVMATHNREIVNTIKHRVIAIEGGKIVRDEQRGEYGYEN; this is encoded by the coding sequence ATGATTGAATTACAAGATGTATATAAGAAGTACCCGAATGGTGTTACTGCCATCAACGGGATAGACGTCCGGATTAACCAGGGCGAATTTGTTTATGTTGTTGGACCAAGTGGTGCAGGAAAATCCACTTTTATTAAAATGATGTATCGAGAAGAAGTGCCAACTACTGGTGCGATTATGATAAATGGAGTTAATCTCGCCAAGCTGAAGATGAAAAAGGTTCCTTTATTCAGAAGAAATCTTGGAGTTGTTTTCCAAGACTTTAAACTTCTCCAGAATCTAACAGTCTATGAGAATGTGGCCTTTGCACTTGAGGTTATTGAGGCGCAACCAAAGGTTATTAAAAAACGTGTAATGGAAGTTCTTGATCTTGTAGGTCTAAAACACAAAATTAAGATGCTTCCAAGTGAACTTTCTGGTGGAGAGCAGCAACGTGTTTCTATTGCTCGATCGATCGTTAACTCACCAAAAATAGTGATAGCGGACGAGCCTACAGGGAACCTCGACCCTGAAACATCATGGGAAATCATGAACATTTTTGAGGAGATTAATGCCAGAGGAACAACGATTGTCATGGCAACTCATAATAGAGAAATCGTCAATACAATAAAGCATCGCGTTATTGCCATTGAAGGCGGAAAAATTGTACGTGATGAGCAAAGAGGTGAGTACGGTTATGAAAATTAG
- the ftsX gene encoding permease-like cell division protein FtsX, which translates to MKIRTVGRHARESLKSISRNGWMTFASVSAVTVTLILVGVFFVIMMNLNRVAQTIEEDVEIRVHIDFAANEKDQQALKSEIERIPEVKSVTFSPKKKELDNLVKSLGEDGKAFKLFEQDNPLNDVFIVKTKKPTDTMKVAKKIEKDNFVAKVKYGQGKVEKLFKFIKASRNVGIVLIVGLFFTAIFLISNTIKITIIARRREIKIMRLVGATNSFIRWPFFLEGLWLGILGSILPIILISIAYYRAYDYIGPKLQGTFIKILPFDPFVYQVSGILILMGALIGVWGSVMSVRKFLKV; encoded by the coding sequence ATGAAAATTAGAACAGTTGGCCGTCATGCCCGTGAGAGTTTAAAGAGTATTAGCAGAAACGGCTGGATGACATTTGCATCTGTTAGTGCCGTTACGGTTACCTTAATTTTAGTCGGTGTCTTTTTCGTTATTATGATGAATCTAAATAGAGTGGCACAAACCATTGAAGAGGACGTGGAAATTCGCGTTCACATCGATTTTGCTGCAAATGAAAAAGATCAGCAAGCATTAAAAAGTGAGATTGAAAGAATACCAGAAGTAAAAAGTGTTACATTCTCACCTAAAAAGAAGGAACTTGATAACTTAGTGAAAAGTTTAGGTGAAGACGGTAAAGCTTTTAAACTTTTTGAACAGGATAATCCACTAAACGATGTATTTATCGTAAAAACGAAAAAACCGACAGATACAATGAAAGTCGCAAAGAAAATTGAGAAAGACAATTTTGTGGCAAAGGTAAAATACGGTCAAGGTAAGGTTGAAAAGTTATTTAAGTTTATCAAGGCGAGCCGTAATGTAGGGATTGTATTAATTGTTGGTTTGTTCTTTACGGCGATTTTCTTAATCTCTAACACTATCAAAATTACTATTATTGCAAGAAGAAGAGAAATTAAGATTATGAGATTGGTTGGAGCAACGAACTCCTTTATTCGCTGGCCGTTCTTCTTAGAAGGTTTATGGCTCGGTATTCTTGGCTCTATTTTGCCGATCATCTTGATTTCGATTGCGTACTACCGTGCCTATGATTACATTGGGCCTAAGCTGCAAGGAACCTTTATTAAAATCCTGCCGTTTGATCCGTTCGTCTACCAGGTTTCAGGTATTTTAATTTTAATGGGTGCTTTAATTGGCGTATGGGGCAGTGTTATGTCCGTAAGAAAGTTTTTAAAAGTGTAG